The Micromonospora sp. WMMD961 genome has a segment encoding these proteins:
- a CDS encoding SGNH/GDSL hydrolase family protein, with protein MTRPRLPLLRAATRLAALALATAGVLLTVATPANAAVPTGRYVALGDSYTAGPLIPTQVDLNCLRSNRNYPSLVAAAAGSSSFADVSCSGATTDDILFGGSGQLGTALPPQLNAVTSNTALVTVQIGGNDIGFSGIIGDCAEASFSSPLGSPCKNRYTAGGVDQLQARIAAATPKVTAVLQAVRRAAPSARVVVLGYPAILPDSGYGCWPVVPIAYQDVPYLRGIEKSLNAMLASAASANGATYSDVYTPSIGRDACKGSGTRWVEGLVPQNSAAPFHPNARGEQGMATALLATLNN; from the coding sequence ATGACCCGTCCTCGCCTGCCCCTCCTGCGGGCAGCCACCCGGCTGGCCGCACTGGCCCTGGCCACCGCCGGTGTGCTGCTCACCGTCGCCACCCCTGCCAATGCGGCCGTGCCCACCGGCCGTTACGTCGCGCTGGGCGACTCGTACACCGCCGGCCCGCTGATCCCCACCCAGGTCGACCTCAACTGCCTGCGGTCCAACCGCAACTACCCCTCGCTGGTGGCCGCTGCCGCCGGCTCGTCGTCGTTCGCCGACGTGAGCTGTTCCGGAGCCACCACTGACGACATCCTCTTCGGCGGCAGCGGTCAGTTGGGCACCGCGCTGCCACCGCAGCTGAACGCGGTCACGTCGAACACGGCGCTGGTGACGGTGCAGATCGGCGGTAACGACATCGGGTTCTCCGGCATCATCGGCGACTGCGCCGAGGCGAGCTTCAGCAGCCCGCTCGGGTCGCCGTGCAAGAACCGCTACACCGCCGGTGGCGTCGACCAGTTGCAGGCGAGGATCGCCGCCGCCACGCCGAAGGTGACCGCCGTGCTCCAGGCGGTCCGCCGGGCCGCGCCGAGCGCGCGGGTCGTGGTGCTGGGATACCCGGCGATCCTGCCGGACAGCGGGTACGGCTGCTGGCCCGTCGTCCCGATCGCCTACCAGGACGTGCCGTACCTGCGCGGCATCGAGAAGTCGCTGAACGCGATGCTGGCCAGCGCCGCGAGTGCGAACGGGGCAACCTACTCCGACGTCTACACCCCGTCGATCGGCCGTGACGCGTGCAAGGGCAGCGGCACCCGCTGGGTCGAGGGGCTGGTGCCGCAGAACTCGGCCGCGCCGTTCCACCCGAACGCCCGGGGTGAACAGGGCATGGCCACCGCTCTGCTCGCCACGTTGAACAACTGA